Proteins from a genomic interval of Bacteroidales bacterium:
- a CDS encoding DUF3853 family protein has product MLTVGQLKRVFGQQFISNPVQDNPNKEKRYVYGIGGIARLFNCSLPTANRIKKSGKINAAI; this is encoded by the coding sequence ATGTTGACCGTAGGACAATTAAAACGGGTATTCGGTCAGCAGTTTATTTCCAACCCCGTTCAGGACAATCCGAACAAGGAAAAACGTTATGTATACGGTATCGGCGGTATTGCCCGATTATTTAATTGTTCATTGCCTACTGCCAACCGTATCAAGAAAAGCGGAAAAATCAATGCAGCCATCAA